In one window of Legionella fallonii LLAP-10 DNA:
- a CDS encoding YggT family protein, translating to MSGFTAVGFFLVSVLFSLLIFSLWIRISLRYLRISPLTPFGQLIHTVTDPLVKPVLLVSKQKYKAGQKYDWIAFATLVFIEIIKIICLSLLAFHAIMPIPFLLIYLLADLIIQPCNILFFAILIRVIMSYVNPHWQHPISDYLRVLTEPLLILGRRIIPDISGFDFSPIIIMIILKVITLFISASLPWKIL from the coding sequence ATGTCTGGTTTTACTGCAGTAGGTTTTTTTTTAGTATCTGTATTATTTAGTCTTCTCATTTTTAGTTTATGGATTAGAATTTCTTTACGTTATTTGCGCATCAGTCCCCTTACCCCTTTTGGCCAGCTCATACATACAGTCACTGACCCGTTGGTTAAGCCAGTGCTTTTAGTCTCCAAGCAAAAATATAAAGCAGGACAAAAATATGATTGGATAGCATTTGCAACCTTGGTTTTTATTGAAATAATCAAAATAATCTGTCTTAGCCTATTAGCATTCCACGCTATAATGCCCATTCCTTTTCTTCTTATTTACCTGCTTGCTGATTTAATCATTCAACCCTGTAACATATTATTCTTTGCCATCTTAATCCGCGTCATTATGAGCTATGTTAACCCCCATTGGCAGCACCCTATCTCAGACTATTTACGCGTTTTAACTGAACCATTATTAATCCTTGGCAGAAGAATCATCCCTGACATTTCTGGTTTTGATTTTTCACCGATTATCATCATGATTATATTAAAAGTTATCACCTTATTTATTAGCGCTTCCTTGCCTTGGAAAATCTTATAA
- a CDS encoding YggS family pyridoxal phosphate-dependent enzyme has product MNIDQNLSHVKQLIAQAAMVSNRSTDSILLLAVSKKQSVESITQAFNLGVTDFGENYYQEALLKINALKDLPMSWHFIGPIQSNKTKGIATHFHWVHSVNRLIIARLLNEYRPPRLPPLNVCLQVNLVAEETKSGILPEQAKELALAVSQLPNLKLRGLMTIPPPQKGQAKQYNLLIQLKQLMESINQETGLKMDTLSMGMSDDLTPAIKAGSTIVRVGRAIFGEREVIKNEY; this is encoded by the coding sequence ATGAATATTGACCAAAATTTAAGTCATGTAAAACAGTTGATTGCGCAAGCAGCAATGGTCAGTAACCGTTCAACTGATAGTATTTTATTATTAGCAGTCAGTAAAAAACAAAGTGTTGAAAGTATTACCCAAGCTTTTAACCTAGGAGTAACAGATTTTGGGGAAAATTATTACCAAGAAGCATTATTAAAAATAAATGCATTAAAAGATTTACCTATGAGTTGGCATTTTATAGGCCCTATTCAAAGCAATAAAACTAAAGGAATAGCTACTCATTTCCATTGGGTACATAGTGTTAATCGTTTAATCATTGCCAGATTACTCAATGAATACAGACCTCCTCGTTTACCTCCATTGAACGTCTGTTTGCAAGTTAATTTAGTGGCAGAGGAAACAAAGTCAGGAATTTTACCGGAACAAGCAAAGGAATTGGCTTTAGCAGTGAGTCAATTACCTAACCTTAAGCTAAGAGGTCTTATGACTATTCCCCCACCACAAAAAGGCCAAGCCAAACAATATAATTTGTTAATACAACTCAAACAATTAATGGAATCCATTAACCAGGAAACAGGATTAAAGATGGATACCTTATCTATGGGAATGAGTGATGATTTGACGCCCGCAATCAAGGCAGGCTCCACCATTGTACGTGTCGGTCGGGCAATTTTTGGTGAGCGCGAGGTAATTAAGAATGAATATTAG
- the proC gene encoding pyrroline-5-carboxylate reductase, which yields MNISFIGYGNMAKAIARGLNQESAYSLSAAAPSLTVGINKDNVRTHHDNREVASNAEIIVLAVKPAKMNEVLQEITPFIPDHCLLISVAAGLSLSWFAKHCKAKQPVIRTMPNTPASVGLAAVPMIANEYTSAEQKRQAEIIFSKIGITTWANNEEEMDTFTALSGSGPAYVFSFIDAMIQSAVALGLNESIAKTFALQTVHGALKLAQNDDLGLIELKTKVTSPGGTTAAALSILDAHLHALLLASMNAAKQRAHELGTIQ from the coding sequence ATGAATATTAGTTTTATAGGATATGGCAACATGGCCAAGGCCATTGCCCGAGGATTAAATCAAGAAAGCGCTTATTCATTATCAGCCGCCGCCCCCTCTTTGACTGTAGGTATTAATAAAGATAATGTTCGTACCCATCATGATAATAGAGAGGTGGCAAGCAATGCAGAAATTATCGTTCTAGCCGTCAAGCCAGCTAAAATGAATGAGGTTCTGCAAGAGATTACGCCGTTTATTCCTGATCATTGTCTTCTTATCTCTGTTGCAGCAGGTCTAAGTTTGTCTTGGTTTGCCAAGCACTGTAAGGCCAAGCAACCGGTAATCCGTACTATGCCTAACACCCCAGCATCAGTAGGTTTGGCGGCAGTACCAATGATAGCCAATGAATATACAAGTGCTGAACAAAAAAGGCAGGCTGAGATTATTTTTTCCAAAATTGGCATCACCACCTGGGCCAATAATGAGGAAGAAATGGATACATTTACAGCCCTTTCAGGAAGTGGGCCAGCCTATGTTTTTTCGTTCATAGACGCAATGATTCAATCTGCAGTTGCCTTAGGTTTAAATGAATCTATCGCCAAAACCTTCGCGCTGCAAACAGTTCATGGTGCATTAAAATTAGCGCAAAATGACGATTTAGGTTTAATCGAGCTAAAAACAAAGGTAACATCACCAGGAGGGACCACAGCAGCGGCATTAAGTATCCTAGATGCTCATTTGCATGCTCTGCTTTTGGCATCAATGAATGCTGCGAAACAACGTGCCCACGAGTTAGGAACAATACAATAA
- a CDS encoding type IV pilus twitching motility protein PilT, giving the protein MDIAELLAFSVKNKSSDLHISAGLPPMIRVDGDLRKINLPDLDHKTVIKIIYDIMNDRQRKEFEEFLETDFSFEITNLARFRVNAFNQSRGAAAVFRTIPSAILSMDDLHLPPIFKEMASFSRGLVLVTGPTGSGKSTTLAAMIDFINSSRYEHILTVEDPIEFVHQSKKCLVNQREVHKDTLSFNAALRSALREDPDIILVGELRDLETIRLAMTAAETGHLVFGTLHTNSATKTINRIIDVFPAEEKAMVRSMLSESLQAVIAQSLLKKNGGGRVAALEIMICTGAIRNLIREDKVAQMYSSIQTGQSKGMQTLDQHLTELVGKEIISTHVAREAAINKTLF; this is encoded by the coding sequence ATGGACATAGCCGAGTTATTAGCATTTTCCGTCAAGAACAAATCCTCAGATTTACATATATCAGCTGGTTTACCTCCCATGATCCGTGTGGACGGGGATTTGCGAAAAATCAATTTGCCTGATTTAGATCATAAAACCGTGATAAAAATCATTTATGACATTATGAATGATAGACAAAGAAAGGAGTTCGAAGAGTTTTTGGAAACGGATTTTTCCTTTGAAATTACTAACTTAGCTCGTTTTAGGGTGAATGCCTTTAATCAATCTAGGGGGGCGGCTGCTGTCTTTCGAACCATTCCTTCTGCTATTTTAAGTATGGATGATTTACATTTACCGCCTATCTTCAAGGAAATGGCCAGTTTTTCTAGAGGCTTGGTATTAGTGACAGGGCCGACTGGTTCGGGGAAAAGTACCACTCTTGCCGCAATGATTGATTTTATTAACTCTTCTCGTTATGAGCACATTTTGACTGTTGAGGATCCGATAGAGTTTGTTCATCAGAGCAAAAAATGCCTGGTTAACCAACGTGAAGTCCATAAAGATACTCTTAGTTTCAATGCCGCGCTACGTTCGGCTTTACGTGAAGATCCGGATATCATTTTAGTGGGGGAATTACGCGATCTGGAAACAATTCGTCTAGCTATGACTGCTGCAGAAACTGGACACTTGGTTTTTGGCACCTTACATACTAACTCCGCGACCAAAACCATAAACAGAATTATTGATGTTTTTCCTGCAGAAGAAAAAGCAATGGTTCGCTCTATGTTATCTGAGTCATTACAAGCAGTCATTGCTCAAAGCTTATTAAAGAAAAATGGTGGGGGTAGGGTTGCTGCTTTGGAAATTATGATTTGTACAGGGGCTATTCGTAATTTGATAAGAGAAGACAAGGTAGCGCAAATGTATTCCTCTATTCAAACGGGGCAATCTAAGGGAATGCAGACCTTAGATCAACACCTAACGGAATTAGTCGGCAAAGAAATTATCTCCACTCATGTTGCCCGTGAGGCCGCAATTAATAAGACCTTATTTTAG
- a CDS encoding S8 family serine peptidase: protein MNFRKGVMAISLLSLSHGVFALDNETIRVIIKYKQQIMTESLLKSQIAKATQLPVNELKPMANGAYSLILDASHASWDLNKEQDATVSVLNQLRKNPNVLYAVKDRVGHFRPVPDPVVSQSLSQLLSHNSQWDEFSAPAGIMLESKAGLRDGAWAYTTGAAKKPIVVAVLDTGIVQNDSLDNNLLKDKDGKTWGWNFAGNDNNLTDETNSYHGTHVAGTIAAYGTVMSGVGEDLKILPVKIPDRSGMFYESAVINGIYWSVGAIIPGVPQNRYPAKVLNMSFGVDLEPGKEIDYCDAALQEAVFYVRQKGAVLAVAAGNDNVWEHYNAPAVCNGTIKVAATGPEGLRSYFSNYGPGVTLAAPGGDKRYGTVGGILSTVNAGGGYHGSGFDFYQGTSMASPHVAGVAGLVFAMNNSLTAEQVEQLLYMTTHDFGQSKDANKSCVGKKPCGHGILDAENAVKAALNSYDVLFSAPAVDALSTKDCGKAMLQPGIDKISSGKSVWIQKQFGCQSAENYQHPHIKQSKDGHIYADYGSVSYQLDQTAYRECHVVGYDGVGCYK from the coding sequence ATGAATTTTAGGAAAGGAGTAATGGCTATAAGCCTTTTGTCGTTATCGCATGGAGTCTTTGCCTTAGATAATGAAACAATAAGAGTGATTATAAAATACAAACAACAGATTATGACTGAGTCTTTGTTGAAGTCACAAATAGCCAAAGCAACCCAATTACCAGTGAACGAATTGAAGCCCATGGCTAATGGAGCTTATTCTTTAATTCTAGATGCTTCACACGCTTCTTGGGATCTTAACAAAGAACAAGATGCGACTGTTTCAGTATTAAACCAACTGCGTAAAAATCCCAATGTATTGTATGCGGTAAAAGATAGAGTAGGTCATTTTAGACCTGTGCCCGATCCTGTAGTAAGTCAAAGTTTAAGTCAATTATTATCTCATAATAGTCAATGGGATGAGTTTTCTGCGCCTGCAGGAATCATGTTGGAATCAAAAGCCGGATTACGAGATGGAGCTTGGGCTTATACAACAGGGGCTGCAAAAAAGCCAATAGTGGTTGCTGTCTTGGATACGGGTATTGTACAAAATGATAGCTTGGATAATAACTTGCTAAAAGATAAGGATGGTAAGACTTGGGGATGGAATTTTGCAGGAAATGACAACAACTTAACTGATGAAACTAACTCCTACCATGGCACTCATGTGGCAGGAACTATTGCCGCTTATGGAACGGTAATGAGTGGAGTTGGTGAGGATTTAAAAATACTTCCAGTAAAAATTCCTGATAGAAGTGGAATGTTCTATGAGAGTGCTGTGATCAATGGTATTTATTGGTCAGTGGGGGCAATTATACCTGGGGTTCCGCAAAACAGATATCCAGCTAAAGTATTGAATATGAGCTTTGGAGTCGATTTAGAGCCAGGTAAAGAAATAGATTACTGTGATGCGGCGTTGCAAGAGGCGGTGTTTTATGTACGCCAAAAAGGTGCTGTTCTTGCTGTTGCTGCTGGTAATGATAATGTGTGGGAACATTATAACGCTCCCGCAGTGTGTAATGGCACCATCAAAGTAGCCGCTACTGGTCCAGAGGGATTGAGATCCTATTTTTCTAACTATGGTCCCGGTGTTACCTTAGCTGCTCCAGGTGGAGACAAGCGTTATGGAACTGTCGGTGGTATTTTATCTACAGTGAATGCTGGTGGTGGATATCATGGTTCGGGCTTTGATTTTTATCAAGGAACTAGTATGGCTTCACCTCATGTTGCCGGTGTTGCTGGATTAGTATTTGCGATGAATAATTCATTAACTGCAGAACAAGTCGAACAACTTCTTTATATGACCACTCATGATTTTGGCCAAAGTAAGGATGCTAATAAGTCTTGTGTAGGAAAAAAACCTTGTGGGCATGGGATTTTAGATGCTGAAAATGCGGTAAAAGCAGCTCTAAATAGCTATGACGTTTTATTTTCTGCTCCTGCAGTGGATGCTTTGAGCACGAAAGACTGTGGGAAGGCTATGTTACAACCAGGAATAGATAAAATAAGTTCGGGAAAGTCAGTCTGGATACAAAAGCAGTTCGGTTGCCAATCTGCAGAAAACTATCAACATCCTCATATCAAACAATCTAAAGATGGGCACATTTATGCTGATTATGGTTCAGTGAGTTATCAGCTCGATCAAACAGCATATAGAGAATGCCATGTGGTCGGTTATGATGGGGTAGGGTGTTATAAGTGA
- a CDS encoding DUF2845 domain-containing protein has protein sequence MKSKAIFSLVLFSLPFSVMADESYYCPQNHAYINVGMSPDQVIAACGQPLSQQDSNQPVLQKIPMQQLIFNNQGTGTAFYGVWNVPTGSGGAQLQVDIINQRVKSVKINGSDSNAFSLCRGTNIQIGDPVGKVYGACGSPSVVNNTFINQIVPTAQKPQIWIYQPGQYQPTVSLTFVDGKLKSINQ, from the coding sequence ATGAAAAGCAAAGCTATCTTTAGTTTAGTATTGTTTAGTTTGCCATTCAGCGTGATGGCTGATGAATCCTATTATTGCCCCCAGAATCATGCGTACATCAATGTAGGCATGAGTCCTGATCAGGTTATTGCTGCTTGCGGTCAACCACTAAGCCAACAAGATTCCAATCAACCGGTGTTACAAAAAATCCCAATGCAACAATTAATTTTTAATAATCAAGGCACTGGTACCGCTTTTTATGGCGTATGGAACGTTCCTACGGGTAGTGGTGGTGCTCAATTACAGGTTGATATTATAAATCAACGAGTTAAATCAGTTAAGATAAATGGCTCTGATTCTAATGCATTTTCTCTATGCCGCGGTACGAATATTCAAATAGGAGATCCAGTAGGTAAAGTCTACGGCGCGTGTGGAAGTCCTTCTGTAGTGAATAATACGTTCATTAATCAGATAGTCCCGACTGCACAAAAACCACAAATATGGATTTATCAACCTGGCCAATATCAGCCAACAGTTTCCTTGACTTTTGTTGATGGCAAACTAAAATCCATCAATCAATAA